A portion of the Phyllopteryx taeniolatus isolate TA_2022b chromosome 15, UOR_Ptae_1.2, whole genome shotgun sequence genome contains these proteins:
- the taok3b gene encoding serine/threonine-protein kinase TAO3, translated as MSGYKRMRRQHQKQLIALENRLKAEMDEHRLRLHKELETQANDTYVELERLAKRHAAQTDKEMKSVCAEERRIQQQIVAQQKKELTAFLESQKKEYRLCKDKIKEEMSEDPCARKEEKQERLSRHKETLQRSHAEDEADLLAQQRLVYERSCRALKRRSLLRKHDFEQEQLREELNKKRSQKEMEHALLIRQDEGTQDLERRQLRALHKLRAELVRLQHRTELENQEEYNGRRQRELARKHALEHRQQPRDLKALELQIKKQFQDTCKVQNKQYKALRNHQLEVSPKADHKSLLKGLKEEQTRKLAVLAQQYERSINQMTASQAMRLEAEQESECEALKQQLKQEMELLGAYQTKTRSQLESQHERELQKLEQKVSVRRAHLEQKMEEELSALQKDRSERIKTLLERQEREILSFDSETRILGFGSLGSLDFFPKDDNR; from the exons ATGTCTGGCTACAAGCGCATGCGGCGGCAGCACCAGAAGCAGCTGATCGCCCTGGAGAACAGGCTCAAGGCCGAGATGGACGAGCACAGGCTGAGGCTGCACAAGGAGCTGGAGACGCAGGCCAACGACACTTACGTGGAGCTGGAGAGGCTGGCCAAGCGCCACGCCGCTCAGACCGACAAAGAG ATGAAGTCGGTGTGTGCTGAGGAGAGGAGGATCCAGCAGCAGATCGTCGCTCAGCAGAAGAAGGAGCTGACGGCCTTCTTGGAGAGCCAGAAGAAAGAGTACAGACTCTGCAAGGACAAAATCAAAGAG GAGATGAGCGAGGACCCGTGCGCCCGCAAGGAGGAGAAGCAGGAGCGTCTGTCGCGGCACAAGGAGACGCTTCAGCGCTCGCACGCCGAGGACGAGGCCGACCTGCTGGCCCAGCAGCGGCTCGTCTACGAACGCAGCTGCCGCGCGCTCAAACGCCGAAGTCTGCTCAGGAAGCACGACTTCGAACAGGAGCAGCTCCGAGAG GAGCTGAACAAGAAGAGGAGCCAGAAGGAGATGGAGCACGCCCTGCTGATCCGTCAGGACGAGGGCACGCAGGACCTGGAGCGCCGGCAGCTGCGCGCGCTCCACAAGCTGCGCGCCGAGCTCGTGCGGCTGCAGCACCGCACCGAGCTGGAAAACCAGGAGGAGTACAACGGCCGCCGGCAGCGGGAACTGGCGCGCAAACACGCGCTGGAGCACCGGCAGCAGCCCAGAGACCTCAAG GCGCTGGAGCTGCAGATCAAGAAGCAGTTCCAGGACACCTGCAAGGTTCAGAACAAGCAGTACAAAGCTCTGCGCAACCACCAGCTGGAGGTCTCGCCCAAAGCCGACCACAAGAGTCTCCTCAAGGGCCTCAAGGAGGAGCAGACCCGCAAGCTGGCCGTGCTGGCCCAGCAGTACGAGCGTTCCATCAACCAGATGACGGCCTCGCAAGCG ATGAGGCTGGAGGCCGAGCAGGAGTCGGAGTGCGAGGCCCTGAAGCAGCAGCTGAAGCAGGAGATGGAGCTCCTGGGCGCCTACCAGACCAAGACCAGGTCCCAGTTGGAGAGCCAGCATGAGCGGGAGCTGCAGAAACTGGAGCAGAAGGTCTCCGTGCGCAGGGCCCACCTGGAGCAGAAG ATGGAGGAGGAGCTGTCGGCTCTGCAGAAGGATCGCAGCGAGAGGATCAAAACTCTGCTGGAGCGTCAGGAACGAGAGATTTTGTCCTTCGACAGCGAGACTCGCATCCTGGGCTTCGGCAGTCTGGGCTCTCTGGACTTCTTCCCCAAAGACGACAACAGATGA
- the m17 gene encoding IL-6 subfamily cytokine M17 has product MTNVRLASSSLKKHKLSEAQHEATPETLARSPRLARAPKLTRLALAAARWRMIGCPLWTRWMDTTTTFLVLLLLLLSTNQASSIKTRQCSDSIQRILKQTRLTQKESAELIKTYKASQGDMSNVFCQASLYDVPEPAVSGLEVSERLESVLDRLRAFLPHLRRVYDQQADLQAPGSPVVVQLGHMGDRSRRLGSLVRAFYRDTFPNLQEPAGEPAVLEPPAQNVFGQKVYGCVVLKTYKEFLTNAARELRSLKGKMCRNRRFFKSS; this is encoded by the exons ATGACAAATGTGCGGTTGGCCAGcagctctttaaaaaaacacaagttgTCGGAGGCGCAACATGAAGCGACGCCAGAGACGCTCGCTCGATCGCCCAGATTGGCGAGAGCCCCAAAATTGACGAGATTGGCGCTCGCCGCCGCCCGGTGGAGAATGATCGGGTGCCCGCTTTGGACTCGGTGGATGGACACAACAACAA CATTCCTCGTTCTCCTGCTGCTCCTGCTGTCCACCAATCAGGCGTCTTCCATCAAAACTCGTCAGTGTTCGGATTCCATCCAACGGATTTTGAAGCAGACCAGACTGACGCAGAAGGAATCCGCCGAGCTCATCAAAACCTAC AAAGCCTCCCAGGGGGACATGTCGAACGTCTTCTGCCAGGCGTCGCTCTACGACGTCCCCGAGCCCGCCGTCTCCGGCCTGGAGGTTTCTGAGCGGCTGGAGAGCGTCCTGGACCGCCTACGCGCCTTCCTGCCCCACTTGCGAAGGGTCTACGACCAGCAGGCGGACCTCCAGGCCCCCGGTAGTCCGGTCGTGGTCCAGCTAGGCCACATGGGCGATCGCAGCCGGCGCTTGGGGTCCCTGGTGCGGGCGTTCTACCGGGACACCTTCCCCAACCTTCAGGAGCCTGCCGGGGAACCCGCGGTCCTGGAGCCGCCGGCCCAGAACGTGTTCGGGCAGAAGGTCTACGGATGCGTGGTCCTCAAGACCTACAAGGAGTTTCTGACCAATGCGGCCCGGGAACTCAGGAGCCTCAAGGGCAAAATGTGCAGAAACAGGAGGTTCTTCAAGTCCTCGTGA
- the tescb gene encoding tescalcin b isoform X2 → MGIWQSLSSPPEYTQLAQKTGFTCEQIGVLHKRFKQLSHNEDTLRREHFNAIHDLAWNPIRAQIIEAFFDRRNLIPPGEGSMEEIYLEEFVVVMSHFKPPSLNMTDEERDSVRREKLRFLFNMHDTDNDGTITLQEYRHVVEELLSRSGQISKETAESIADAAMLEVAGISMGHMEPDEFYEGITFEHFLKLLNSFEIEAKMNVRFLNMNASAVCY, encoded by the exons ATGGGCATTTGGCAGTCACTTTCTAGTCCTCCCGAGTACACACAACTGGCGCAAAAGACTGGCT TCACTTGTGAGCAGATTGGAGTTCTGCACAAGCGATTCAAGCAGTTGAGCCACAATGAAGACACCCTGCG GAGAGAACACTTCAACGCCATCCACGATCTGGCCTGGAATCCCATCCGAGCACAGATCATCGAGGCCTTCTTTGACAGGAG GAACCTGATCCCACCCGGCGAGGGCTCGATGGAAGAGATCTACTTGGAGGAATTCGTGGTGGTCATGTCCCACTTCAAGCCGCCGTCGCTCAACATGACTGATGAGGAGCGGGACAGCGTCCGCAGGGAGAAGCTGAGAT TTTTATTCAACATGCACGACACGGACAACGATGGAACCATAACCCTGCAGGAGTACAGACAT gTGGTGGAGGAGCTCCTCTCCCGCAGCGGGCAAATCAGCAAGGAAACGGCCGAAAGCATCGCGGACGCCGCCATGTTGGAGGTGGCGGGCATATCCATGGGTCACATG GAACCTGACGAGTTCTACGAGGGCATCACGTTCGAGCACTTCCTTAAG CTGCTGAACAGCTTCGAGATTGAAGCCAAGATGAACGTCCGCTTTTTGAACATGAACGCGTCTGCTGTGTGCTACTAA